Genomic window (Streptomyces sp. SLBN-31):
GCGATATGGCGCGCGGGATCGGCACGGCGGACCGGATGTCGCCGACGATCGTGGCGGCCGGTCCGCCGATCACCACGCCGGACGGTCACTGTGCCTTCATGGGGGGCGCCGTTGAGGGGCCGCAGCACCTGCGCGCGGCGGTACGCGCACGCGTCGAGCGGGGCGTCGACGTCGTCAAGGTGATGGGCAGCGGCGGACTGAACACACCTGGCACCGATGTGTCGAGCTGCCAGTTCACCTTGGAGGAGCTCCGGCTCATCGTCGATGACGCACACACCGCCGGTCTGCCGGTTACCGTGCACGCGCATGCCCTCGCCGCCGTCGAGCAGGCCCTGGATGCCGGGGCCGACGGCATCGAACACTGCACCTGCCTGACCGCCGACGGCGTCCGGATCACGGACGCGCTGCTGGAGCGTCTCGCCCGGCAGGGCACCACGGTCTGCCCGACGCTCGGGGTGACCGCGCGGGGAGTCCCACCGCCGCCCGTGAAAGCGACGATGGAGCGCTTCGGCATCACTGTCGAGGAGCGGCAGCAGGCGTCGGCCCGAATGCACCGTGCAGGGGTCCGCCTGGTGTCCGGTGCTGACAGCGGCATCAACGCCGGGAAGCCGCATGGCATCCTCTTCGCCGCCATCGCCGGTCTGGCTGCGGGAGGAGTCCCGGCGGACGCGGCGCTCGCCACCGCGACGTCGCTCGCGGCGGACGCGTGCGGAATCGCCGCCCGCAAGGGCCGGCTCCGGCGGGGGCTGGACGCCGATCTGCTGGTGGTACGTGGTGACCCACTGGAGGACATGGCCGCGCTGGCCGAACCCCTGGCCGTGCTGATCTCGGGAGTTCAGGCGCGGGGTGCCGCCTAGAACATGAGAGCCGGTGCCCCGCAGGAACGCCTGTCAGGTCTGCCTTCGCAGGTCAATCGACGGCGTCTTCGACGGTGGGCCGCAGGTCGAGCAGGGTGTCGGCGCCGGTGATCTCCAGCACGCGCAGCAGTTGAGGGGGCGGTGCGGCCACGCGCAGGTCGGTCTGCCGGTGGGTGGTCAGCAGCAGGTTGAGGAAGGTCGAGTCGGCGAAGGTGAGGCCGGAGGCGTCGACGACCACCCGGGCGTGTTGTGCGGCTGCGGTCTCCAGGGCGTTTGCGAGTGGGTCGATCGAGTCCAGGTCGTAGGCGCCGTGGGCGACGACGATCCACGCTCCGCCGCGTTCGTACTGGGTCACCCCGCTCTGCGGTGGAGCATGCCCGTTGAGCTGCTGAGACATCGTCTTGTCGTCGTCGGCGGTTGCCATAGTGCAAGTATGCCCATCCAGGGTCACGCATGGGTTACGGCTTCCGCGCGGGGTTGGATCGGCTGTTCCGATCCTTGGCCGGCCTACGGAGGAAAGATCATCATGTTGGCATGTCTGAGAACCAGCCCTCTGCGCCACCGACCGTGATGCGGCTCCCCAGTTACACCAAGACCGAGCAGGAGGAAATCCTCGGCAACGGCGATGATCCCTTCGGTGTCGCCGAGGCCGGTCTCGCGTGGCTGCCCAAAGAAGAACACTTCGGCGTCACACTCGGTGACCGACTCGTGGCACACGCCGGCCTGCTACGGCTGCCCCTGGCGATCGGGGACACGAAGACAGAGGTGGTAGGCGTGGGAGGAGTAGCCGTCGCACCTCAGG
Coding sequences:
- a CDS encoding amidohydrolase family protein — protein: MQMQVAGQVIRAPRAFDGTRALHDGISVFVQDGKIAGVEPVDAPVPENWQLMDYPQGTLLPGLIDMHCHLGADSHDGGLQRMDTDSEERLEEVIDDSLRRQLAAGVTTVCDLGDRNWSVVRRRDMARGIGTADRMSPTIVAAGPPITTPDGHCAFMGGAVEGPQHLRAAVRARVERGVDVVKVMGSGGLNTPGTDVSSCQFTLEELRLIVDDAHTAGLPVTVHAHALAAVEQALDAGADGIEHCTCLTADGVRITDALLERLARQGTTVCPTLGVTARGVPPPPVKATMERFGITVEERQQASARMHRAGVRLVSGADSGINAGKPHGILFAAIAGLAAGGVPADAALATATSLAADACGIAARKGRLRRGLDADLLVVRGDPLEDMAALAEPLAVLISGVQARGAA
- a CDS encoding STAS domain-containing protein codes for the protein MATADDDKTMSQQLNGHAPPQSGVTQYERGGAWIVVAHGAYDLDSIDPLANALETAAAQHARVVVDASGLTFADSTFLNLLLTTHRQTDLRVAAPPPQLLRVLEITGADTLLDLRPTVEDAVD
- a CDS encoding GNAT family N-acetyltransferase; translation: MSENQPSAPPTVMRLPSYTKTEQEEILGNGDDPFGVAEAGLAWLPKEEHFGVTLGDRLVAHAGLLRLPLAIGDTKTEVVGVGGVAVAPQERGRGMARLVVAAALHHARTMGPQHALLFCRPSLVPLYQRLGWHPLDQEVLVEQPESRVVTMPLRTMVTPLRDNVAWPSGPVRLFSLPM